The nucleotide window CTCCATCGCTCCCTGCACCTGTGAACTCAAGGAAGCCTGTCCTCGCTCAGCGTAGTGACCATAGTGATGCACTATCTCCACAAAGTTGAGCGTTTCCCGTTGCCGGATCGAATCCTGGAAGGCGGACGGCAGGTTTAGGTTGACAGCTTGATTTCCCAGAGATGACCGGAATTGCTCCAGCTTGCTGAGGGTCTGTGCAGAGGCTCGTTCCCAATAAGGAAGGGTGACAAAACCAAAGCGAGGAGCACTGACAATAGGCTGTTGACAGCTTTCCAGCAGCGAGAGCGTTGGCTGGGTCCCTGGAACAGGTTCTTGTCGCAATAAATCAGTGACAAGAGCGAGATCTGCCACGGAACGAGCAAAAACTCCAAGCGTGTCCAGTGTGTGTGACTGCATTAACACCCCATCCGTGGGCAGCAGATTAAAGGTAGGCTTGAAGCCAAAGACTCCACAGTAGGCAGCCGGTCGAATTACGGAACCACCAGTTTGGCTACCCAGCGCAACCGGGACCATCCCCGCTGCCACTGCTGCTGCTGATCCAGCTGAAGAACCCCCAGGAGTGAAGTCTGCACCATGTGGATTGGCGGTTCGGGCTGGGCACATGAAAGCCAGCTCCGTGGTGACCGTCTTGCCGAAGAGCACACCACCTGCTGCCAGCCATCGATCCACAACGGCTGCCTGACGAGTCGGAATCCGACCTGCATCTAGTACCGTGCCGTTCTCAGTGGGAATCCCTGCGGTGTCGATGATGTCCTTGAACGCCAGCGGCAACCCGTGGGCTGGTCCAACAGGACCACTCCAGGCAAACTGAGCATCCAGTCGTTGAGCCTGCTGGCGAATGTGTCCAGGTTCCAGCCAGGCAAAAGCTTGGATTTGGGGATCACGGGTAGCGACCTCTGTTAGCAATTCTTCACAGATGCTCTCCGCATTGCGAGCACCACTTTGGAGGGAATCACGCAGGCTGTTTGCGTCTGGTTGAGAGGTCAGGAAAGCAGGAGGCATGGAATTGTTCTCGGCAGCATAACAGATGTTCAAAGCATGGAGAGCAGCACACCAGCGGCAACAGCAGAACCAATCACTCCGGAGACATTGGGCCCCATAGCATGCATCAACAAGTGATTCTGTGGGTTGGACTGCAAGCCGACTTGGTTGACAACTCGAGCAGCCATCGGCACTGCAGAGACTCCTGCTGCCCCAATCAAGGGGTTGATCGGAGCCTCAGAGAGACGGTTCATCAGCCTGGCCATCAGTACTCCTGTCACAGTACCAATACCGAAAGCAATCATCCCCAGGATCAGGATACCGACGGTTTCCAAATTCAGAAATCGAGTTGCCAATAGCTTGCTGCCCACACCGAGTCCTAGGAAGATCGTGACGGTGTTGATCAGTGCGTTCTGCATCGTGTCAGATAGTCGATCCACTACCCCACATTCCCGGGCCAAATTACCCAGCATGAACATGCCGATTAGGGGTGCGGCGGAGGGGAGTAGCGCAGCACAGAGAATCAACACCAACAATGGAAAGAGGATCTTCTCCCGACGAGAGACGTAGCGTAGCTGCTTCATCACCATCCGGCGTTCCTCCTCGGTCGTGAGCAGCTTCATGATCGGTGGCTGAATTAGGGGAACCAGGGCCATGTAGGAATAGGCGGCAATCGCAATGGAGCCCAACAGTCGTGGCGAAAGTTGACTGGAGAGGAAAATCGCAGTTGGTCCGTCTGCTCCTCCAATGATACCGATCGAAGCAGCGTCTCGCAGGCTGAAGTCAATGCCAGGAACCACATTCAATGCCAGTGCACCAAGCAGGGTGGCAAAGATACCAAACTGGGCAGCAGCTCCTAGCAAAGCAGTCCGAGGATTGGCGAGCATCGGCCCGAAGTCGGTCATCGCTCCGACTCCCATGAAGATCAGCAACGGAAAGATCCCAGTGGTGATGCCCATCTCATAGACGTAGTAGAGCAGTCCTCCCGGTTCCCCCATCCCAGCTCCAGGAATGTTGGTCAGGATTGTACCAAAACCAATCGGTACCAGCAGCAGGGGTTCAAACTTCCGATTGATGCCCAAATAAAGCAATCCCATGCCAATCAAGATCATCAGGAGCCGACCGATCCCCTCTGACCAATCCAAGTCCTGTCCCTGAAAAATCTTAGTAACCCCTGTGGAGTTCCGCAGCTCCTTCAGCATGCCACTGAGCGTTGGTTCCTTGGTAATGGCAGGGTTGGTGTTCCCAGAATCGATGAGCAGGGGTTGAATTTCTAGCACCCCCAGTGACTCCTTTTCTTCGAAGTACAGGTACGGGGAAGGTTTCCACTCACGCAGGACACCCGAAGCACCGGCGCGTAGGGTGAGCTTGCCACCATCGGCTTGCTTCATCACGGCGAGGATGTCCCCAGCCACTACGTTATCACCCTGCTTGACCCGGACTTCCAGCACCTGCAGTCTGCCTTGGGCGGAGATGGTAACCTGATTTGAATCGGCCTGTGCGCTGGCAACACACGGCAACACCAGCAGCCAGAGCAGCCAAAGACTGATTGGTAGGAACCACAATCGGGAGAATCGTTGGTAGCTCAGCATCCCTGTTTTCATCATGGAAGTGTTGGGGAAAAGAGCAGTTTCAGTTAGAGATCGTCAGCAAGGGCTCACCCGCTTGTACTGTGTCTCCAGTGGATACGTGCAATTCCAAGATCTTACCAGCGACAGGAGATTTGACCTCGGACTCCATCTTCATCGCCTCCATCATTAGCAGCGTTTGGTCTTCACTGACCTGGTCGCCTACCTTGACCTCAAGGCGAAGAATGTTACCAGGAGTCGGTGCTTCAACTACTTGGCTAGCGGTGCTGGGAGCAGGGATTGTCGCAGGTTGCGTAGCAGGTGCAGGGCTGGCCGTTTGCACAACGGGGGTGGCCCCTCCTTCTGCAACATGAACCTGATAGGCTTTGCCATCAACGGTGATCGTGTAGTCACGTGGCCCCATTGCCGCTGGTGAGGCAGCTGGAACAGAGACCTTGGTCTTCTGGGTCTTGGCTTCTTCTACGCTCTTGCGGCGGATGTTTTCCTTGGCCTTGCCCTGTAGGAAGTCAATTCCTTTACTTTCGCAACTGGAGACAATGAAGACATTCTCATCATTGATTGGCAGACCATGTTCCTGCAACTTCTTCTCAGCAGCAGGTCGGCCATCCTCGAGGATATCCAGTGGATCACCATCGAAGACGGGTTTGTTCAATTGCTCGGAGGCCAGCTTGATGATCTCTGGATCGGGTGGTACTGGGGTTTTGCCGAAGTAGCCAAGGACCATGTTCCCGTATTGTGGATTGAGCTTCTTCCAGCGTCCTTGGGTAGCGTTGAGGTAGGCTTGTTGGAAATAGAACTGGGAAACCGGAGTGACCGAGGTACCGAAGCCTCCCAGCCGAATGACTTCCTCCATCTCCTTGATGACCTGAGGGTAGAGGTGCAGCGTACCGGTATCCCGCATCATCATCGTGTTGGCGGTCAGGGCTCCACCCGGCATTGGTGAGAAAGGAATCAGTGGAGAGACCATCCGAGACTCAGGTGGAATGAAGTAATCATTCATCGCATCCTCAAAGATCTCCTGAGCCTTGACGTACTTGAGTGGATCGATATCCAGCGTATAGTCGGTGCCCTTCATCGCATGCCACATTGTGAGGATGTCGGGTTGGGCTGTTCCACCACTGACAGGGCTCATCGCCAGATCAATTCGATTGATTCCGGCCTCGATGGCCGCCATGTACTGGTTGATGCCGATCCCTGCGGTGTCATGGGTGTGCAGGTGCAGCACCATGTCTTCCGGTACAATCTTGCGGGCGGCCTTGATCGTATCGTAGATCTTGCGCGGGTGAGCGGTTCCGGTTGAATCCTTGAAAGAAATTGAATCAAAGGGAATATCCGAATCCAGAATGTCCTGCAGCAGTTTGGTGTAATCTTCTGCACGGTGAGCACCTTCACAACCTGGAGGCAAATCCATGATGGTGATCACGATCTGGTGGTGCAGACCAGCGGCAGTGATCCGTTCTCCAGAGTAATGCAGGTTGTGCAGATCATTCAGGGCATCGAAGTTCCGGATGGTGGTGATTCCGTGTTTCTTGAACATCTGCGCATGCAGATCAATCATGTCCCGCGGTTGCTGATTCAAGGCAACGACATTGATGCCCCGGGCCAGCGTTTGTAGGTTGGCTTCGGGCCCAACCGTCTTGCGGAAGGTGTCCATCATGTCGAATGCCGACTCGTTGCAATAGAAGAAGAGGCTCTGGAAACGTGCGCCACCTCCAGCCTCAAAATGGGTGGTTCCTGCGTCTACAGCGGCTTCCAGCGCTGGTAGAAAGTCCTTTGTCGCCACACGTGCACCAAACACGGACTGAAAACCATCGCGGAAGGACGTGTCCATGAATTGAATGCGTTTTTTTGCCATGGTTGGTTGTTGATTAGGTGTTGATCAGTTGCTGTCGCTCTGCTTCGTACGCAGCAATCGCCGCGGCCAGGACAACGGTCGGGACTTGGGGTTCCTGGGGCGTTGGTTTCTTTGAGGGACGCTGCTGTCGCTCGGCTTCCTGCTGGGTATGTGATCGGTTCAGGATCTCGATCAGCTTGATGAAGGCAATCATCAACAGCAGAAAGAGAAATACCGTCAACATGCCCACAACCATTAATTTGAGTCCGGTGCTGAACATCTGAATCGTTCTCCAGAAGATGCGGAAAGCGTGAACCACGGAGCGGTTGGTTAACTTATTTGAGAAGCATCTAAGATAGTGATTTTTTTGCAAGTTGACATCTGGAATTTAACAGAAATGTCGAACTTGTGATTTGGGGCAGGGAAATTAGACAGGATTTCCAGAAGGGACAGATCATGAATCGTCAAGAATCTGCTCCACCCTCTTCGGTAAAAATATCAAAGAAATGAATAAGGAGAGTGTTGATGGTTGGTGTAGCATGACCCAATCCACTTTCCAAAATCACGATGCTTTGTCTTCTTGGGATTCAGCCATGATCTCATACGAATGTGTTACCCCTGCACCGGAGCGTCCCATGATGATTGAGGTGGCGCAATACTTTTCCTGGGATAGCTGAATAGTTCGTTGCACCTGGTGCTCACTAAGATTGGTACCACTCAGGATGAAGTGCAGGTGGATTTTGCGGAAGATACGAGGGTAGTCGTCTTCTCGTTCAGCTTCTATCTGAACACGGCAGTCCTGCACTTTTTGGTGGGCTTTCTTCAGAATACTGATCACATCAACACCTGTGCAGCCTTCCATCCCCATCAGCAGCATCTCCATCGGACTGGGGCCCTTGTTGGAATCTGGAGTATCGATTACTAAGGAGTGCCCTGTTCCAGACTCTGCAACAAACTTTGATTCTTCCAACCATTTGACTTCTGCTTTCATAAATTCTGCTTCTGCGATGGGTTACCAAGACAATAAAACAACTTTCAATCAGCATAGCACCAAGAGTAGAAAACAGAGAACGTCTGTGTTTCCATTGCTTGTGAACCGCTAAACAAGTACAAGGAGTGGGCAGTTCATAGGATGTGGCTAGAAGTTCAATTCATCGTTAGCCCAGGAAATTCATTGGATGTCTGTTGGAGGATTTCGATCCAGGTACCCAAAATGTGAAAGCAGGAAGGAGTGAGAAGTGTCGCGCATTATCATCATTGGTGGTAGTGGTCACGTAGGTAGTTATCTCGTATCTACTCTGGTTACAATGGGACACGAGGTCGTCAACGTGAGCCGTGGGATTTCAAAGCCCTATCGTGCCCACTCCGCTTGGGAGCAAGTGGAAAGTGTTATCCTGGATCGTACCGCTGAGGAGGCCAAGGGAGAGTTTGGGACAAAGATCGCGGCCCTGCGACCAGATATCGTGGTGGACATGATCTCCTTCGATCTGCCCAGTATGCAGCAGCTCGTTGAAGCATTTCACGGGAAGATTGATCACTACCTCTTCTGCAGTACAATTTGGGTCTACGGAAGCTTCACAGCAATTCCATCAACAGAAGCGGATCTGCCTAATCCGATTGAACCCTATGGATGAAACAAGGCAGAAATGGAAGCCTGGCTGGGAGAACAGGTGCGTCGCAGAGGCTTTCCAGCAACTAGCTTCCGGCCTGGTCACATCGTCAGGGAAGCCTGGCTGCCGATCAATCCGCTGGGGAACCTGAATCCAGAGGTGTTTTCACGGATTGCCCATGGAGAGGAACTGGTGTTGCCCAACCTGGGGCTGGAGATGATGCACCATGTGCATGCAGACGATGTTGCTCGCTGGATTCTTTGCGCCATTCACCATCGACAGGCGACGATCGGGGAAGCGTTCAACACAGTCTCCGAGCAGGTGCTGACACTTAAGGGCTATGCAGAGGCGATGTATCGTTGGTTTGGCCAGCAACCACGGTTCTCATTTCAGCCTTTCAATGAATGACTGCATAGTATGAGTGAGCAGGAC belongs to SAR324 cluster bacterium and includes:
- a CDS encoding sodium ion-translocating decarboxylase subunit beta, translating into MLKELRNSTGVTKIFQGQDLDWSEGIGRLLMILIGMGLLYLGINRKFEPLLLVPIGFGTILTNIPGAGMGEPGGLLYYVYEMGITTGIFPLLIFMGVGAMTDFGPMLANPRTALLGAAAQFGIFATLLGALALNVVPGIDFSLRDAASIGIIGGADGPTAIFLSSQLSPRLLGSIAIAAYSYMALVPLIQPPIMKLLTTEEERRMVMKQLRYVSRREKILFPLLVLILCAALLPSAAPLIGMFMLGNLARECGVVDRLSDTMQNALINTVTIFLGLGVGSKLLATRFLNLETVGILILGMIAFGIGTVTGVLMARLMNRLSEAPINPLIGAAGVSAVPMAARVVNQVGLQSNPQNHLLMHAMGPNVSGVIGSAVAAGVLLSML
- a CDS encoding OadG family protein; this translates as MFSTGLKLMVVGMLTVFLFLLLMIAFIKLIEILNRSHTQQEAERQQRPSKKPTPQEPQVPTVVLAAAIAAYEAERQQLINT
- a CDS encoding amidase; translation: MPPAFLTSQPDANSLRDSLQSGARNAESICEELLTEVATRDPQIQAFAWLEPGHIRQQAQRLDAQFAWSGPVGPAHGLPLAFKDIIDTAGIPTENGTVLDAGRIPTRQAAVVDRWLAAGGVLFGKTVTTELAFMCPARTANPHGADFTPGGSSAGSAAAVAAGMVPVALGSQTGGSVIRPAAYCGVFGFKPTFNLLPTDGVLMQSHTLDTLGVFARSVADLALVTDLLRQEPVPGTQPTLSLLESCQQPIVSAPRFGFVTLPYWERASAQTLSKLEQFRSSLGNQAVNLNLPSAFQDSIRQRETLNFVEIVHHYGHYAERGQASLSSQVQGAMEQGAQRTAVEYLAALASREALNRTLEPLFAVADVLVMPSAPDHAPQNRNTTGDPVFNGIWTLCGTPSLTLPLFQAENGMPIGMQLVAPRGAEAHLLRVAQWLWEQQS
- a CDS encoding OsmC family protein produces the protein MKAEVKWLEESKFVAESGTGHSLVIDTPDSNKGPSPMEMLLMGMEGCTGVDVISILKKAHQKVQDCRVQIEAEREDDYPRIFRKIHLHFILSGTNLSEHQVQRTIQLSQEKYCATSIIMGRSGAGVTHSYEIMAESQEDKAS
- a CDS encoding biotin attachment protein: MAKKRIQFMDTSFRDGFQSVFGARVATKDFLPALEAAVDAGTTHFEAGGGARFQSLFFYCNESAFDMMDTFRKTVGPEANLQTLARGINVVALNQQPRDMIDLHAQMFKKHGITTIRNFDALNDLHNLHYSGERITAAGLHHQIVITIMDLPPGCEGAHRAEDYTKLLQDILDSDIPFDSISFKDSTGTAHPRKIYDTIKAARKIVPEDMVLHLHTHDTAGIGINQYMAAIEAGINRIDLAMSPVSGGTAQPDILTMWHAMKGTDYTLDIDPLKYVKAQEIFEDAMNDYFIPPESRMVSPLIPFSPMPGGALTANTMMMRDTGTLHLYPQVIKEMEEVIRLGGFGTSVTPVSQFYFQQAYLNATQGRWKKLNPQYGNMVLGYFGKTPVPPDPEIIKLASEQLNKPVFDGDPLDILEDGRPAAEKKLQEHGLPINDENVFIVSSCESKGIDFLQGKAKENIRRKSVEEAKTQKTKVSVPAASPAAMGPRDYTITVDGKAYQVHVAEGGATPVVQTASPAPATQPATIPAPSTASQVVEAPTPGNILRLEVKVGDQVSEDQTLLMMEAMKMESEVKSPVAGKILELHVSTGDTVQAGEPLLTISN